A region of the Pelecanus crispus isolate bPelCri1 chromosome 1, bPelCri1.pri, whole genome shotgun sequence genome:
cctcttcatcCATTAAACCAGCTGTCCTAccaaagaataaaattagaTTATTTGAGATATACTCTTGACAAATCTGTGTTGGCTGTTCATGGGTGATGCTGGGTGTTTATTTCTAAAGACTTCCTGGATTAATattgttttgtcattttgttatttttctaatggCTCTCTGGATGTTGAGCTGAGCCTGATGGACTCAGAATTTCCTCAGACTTCCTGCTCTCCTCCTATCTGTAAAGGGTAGTGGGGGAGGAATgataagtaatttttttgcattaggacctccacacacacactcgcTGGTCATTCAGGAAccctctctgttttccatggAATTCACTGACATAATGGTTGCTAAAATTTCAAGGTATGTATTTCTTTGAATATTTctaaacagaactgaaaaatagtcgagaaaatattttcatttgatagTATACTGCATCCAAAGATACAGATGTAAAGGTGTGTGATCTCTGAACATACAGAGAATAAAAAGTGCACAGGATCTAAGGGTAAGTTATTTTAGCACTGTTAGCTTTGTCTACAGGATACCAATGCACGTACAACACATGCTTCCactagcttttatttctttaaaaataaacatgcaatTTTATCCCTAGCTTAGCCCATGAAAATACTGCAGAGGTCACAACACAAAAAACTTTATACTAAAGGAGATTTTGTTTCATGTGTTTTCCTATGACTACATCCATCTGCACTTGCTCATAAAGATCTGCTCTTAAACAGATTTAGTCTTCTCCTATTATAGCTATTAGTAAATATTAAACATGAAAGCTAGTTTGAGAGCAAggcaatataaaaatgtttcattttgcttcccCCTGtactttcatgtttttcaaaCAGAGTATTTCCTATGAGTGTACAATTAAGACTGAACAAGAGACGCTTTTGTAAGGTAAGCATGTATCTGTCCAAACTTACGCCACCAAAACTGAAACTAGAAGTGGGTCAGCCTTGGTACTCCATCTCATGTTCAGCCTGGTTTAGAAACACCAGGTGTCACACGGGGGGGAAATCTACACAAGACATTccccccaaataaataaatagataaaaacCCTAaagaaaccccccaaaacaacaaaaacccaacccaacccaccACCATTTGAAAATTCTGCATTGTTTTGTACTGTCTTTCCTGTTTCCCAGGCAACTtcagagagcaagagaaaaggtctgatgtgtgtgtatatatatatatataaaaattgaGTGGAATTAAAGTGGAATTAAAAGGACCTGAAATTGCAGTTTGCCATTATTAAATTTTAATGGCAATTTTGTGTCAGATAATTGACAGAGATTCATTCAGaacgggccgggggggggggggggaagggggtgggcaggggtaTTACTGCTCCCCTGGGGGGACCGCTCCCGTGCGAATTCCGTGCGTCCAGCAAAGGGCAGATACAGAGCAATAAAGTTACCAATAAATCCTTCGCCGCTTCTACGCGGGACTGTGAACACCAGGCGGGCAGCCCCTGGTGCGGGGGTGCCCCGGCACTGCCGAACGCGGGCGGaggccggcggggaggcggaGCGGCCCCCGCGCTGCAGCCGCCGGCCGGCCCGAGTGCCTGGAGCCGCCCACTGCCGGCCTggccgggccgggagggcaggcagccgctcccggccttctcggctcggctgggctgggcgccAGGTACCCGCCGGCCCGGGGAGATgccgcccgccctcccctccgccccgggggcccgggccggggccgcggccggcgccTTCAGGGAACCCCGGGcgccccccgctgcctgccggccgctgccgcaggaggccccgcccggcccggcccggcccagcggAGGCGGAGCCGCAGCCGCGCAGGACTCgcagctgccgccgccgccgggacagccgccgcccgcgccgggGCCATGGAGGAGTTTCGCCCCCACAACGACGAGGTAGGGGCCGCCGCCCTCCGACGGGGCTGAGCGCTCTGCCCGGGCGGCGTGCGGGGCCCTCCGCCGGCCAGCCCCCGGGCTCCGCTGCCTCCGCCGCGCCGGAGGGAGCCGGCCCAgagcccggcggggcgggcagcgctgccggggcccgggccgggccgggcgaaGGGCGCAGGTGTGCGGGTGGGCTGTGCCCCGGCACCTCCCGCTCCCCGGCGCTTcgggcacccccggggccccccgcaAGAGCTGGCGGCCCGCCtcggggcggagcggggctcccgggcggcggcggggggcctGGCCCTGCCCTCGGCCGGCCTGGGCCTCAGGTAGGCTGTGCCGGCGCTGGGAGCTGGAGGTTCCCCCGAGGGAAGGTGGAAGCGGTGTTCGGGGGGCTGCCGCCCGCTGCCGTGCTGTCCGTCTGCGGCCATTTTTCTTATGTCacccctggaaaaaaaaaaaaaaaaaacaagaaaaaaaaaaataccaaagcccaacccaaaaaaccccaacaggtGCCGGGCCCGGTCTGCGCTGCAGGCTGATCCCTGCCAGCCAGAACTGAGGAGCCTTTCCCTCCCCAGGGGTCCTTACTTGCGGTCTCTAGCcaccagttttcattttaaaaaaaaccccaaacctcgtAGAAACATTGTTGTCCTTGGGGTTTCTGTCCTTGCCCATGTGTTTGGAATTGATGCGTATGAAGAGGCAGATGGCACCGTGGTACATGCTGCGTTTCCTTTGGAAGCTGGCAAATAGGAATGAGCAGAAAATAGGAGACATTAAAACTTGCATGCTTTTTCTGCACTCGGGAAAGTTACTTGGGTAAGCTCTGACTATGGAAACCAGTCTTTTTGATACTAGGGGTGCGAAACCTTGTGTTAGCATTTGGCAGCAGAGTGGAACCCACGGGTTACTAAGTCCATGACTCCAGTAAAAACCAGGATTAAGACCCAGAGGAAAAGATTTGCCATTTAACTTTTTGTCTTGGAGAATATTCCCATGACAAGTGTGGACAGTGGTGGAATTTAATCTTTACAGACAGTGTGAATTGAACCTGTTTCCAAGCTCACTGAAGCCCAAGCTTTTTGGGCCCACTAAAGTGTCACTAGCAAAACAATACAAACAACATATGTAtggtgctgggggaaaaaagtaagacTTTAGGATTATAATAACAGACTACACAATGCAAATAACCAGACATGATCATTACATGTTACTTAAAGTAAAACTGCATCGTTTCTTTACTTTTCtatcagaaataataataattaatttttattacagatGATCTTCAATGCTGATGAGGCGCACAACATCGTTAAGGAGGTAGGTTTTAGCTACCagctgtatttcaaagaaaatctttaCCTTACCTTGCACTATAGTGAAAGCAGTTACTTTCATTGACTGTCCCAGACAAATTCAAACTTTCATatgaaactatttttatatCAGTTAAGGACGGAGTTTCCTTTGGAGCTGCTTTAAGCTTCACCTAATTGCTGTCTTAACTACCTAAAGAGGAGAAGGTAGATGAGAGAAGAGAGTGCCAGAATTCACATTACAATGGAAAGACAAGGGGCACCAGTCACAAATCGCAAGGGAAATTCACTCCgattccccttcccccccacctttATCCAGCTAGAGAGTAGTTAATCACTAGACTGGTCACAGGGATTGCttgtggagtcaccatccttaGAGATTTTTAATGCTTGACTGGACAAGGCCTTGAGCAATGTGATCAAACTTGGAAGTTAGCCTTggcttgagcaggaggttgcACTACATGAGCTCGTTATTCTAgcaatgcttttgaaaaacagtttttacaCAAAAAGAGCAGGCTGAAAGTGAGTAGCCTGATGGTCTAAATTAAATACCTAGTAACTAGAAAGTGATTAATGAACAGCCTGCGGCGTACAGATGCTGTCAGGTTTTGGAGGGACATACCATTTTGAGAAAGGAATTCCTAGAGGGGCTCTGCAGGTCCTTTCCCACCTGCCCTGTCCGGAAGGGAAAGGGCTGGACTTTTAGAGCTGGTCCAGTACACAACAGCAAGCTCTTGGATGTCACATAAATGACAATTCAACCCTTTATATAACTGTCCCTTGCCTTGAAAGGCCAAATACGGTATGACAGAGTCTCTTTACTTTCACACCAGGCGCTGGGAGTAAAGCCAAGTGTTTCTGCCTCTGATTGAAAGCTTCACCAGAGCCAAGGAGCTCTAGCACTGGGTACATTTCTGGAAGGACCAAAATCCCCAATGGATCTTGTTGTCCCTCTCctgtcttctgttctgttttgtgaaCGTTTGTTTCCATTGAGTCCTTTGTCCAGCTTTACACACTGTGATCGGAACTAACCGGGCTTTTTAAGATCTGGGGCACAAGCATCTTACAGAGCCTGTTAGTGGGTGGTTAGTGCACGGGATTACTGATTCTTACTGAATCAGAGGAGAAcatagtgtcgtggtttagccccagccagcaactcagcaccacacagccgctcgctcactccccctaccccaatgggatgggggagagaatcggaggagtaagagtgagaaacactcctgggttgagataagaacagtttaataattgaaataaagtaaaatagtaatgataatagtaacagtataataatgataataataataataatgatatacaaagcaagtgatgcacaatgcaattgctcaccacccgccaaccgatacccagacagttcctgagcagcaattgctgctccccggccaaccccgcccccccccccccccagtttctattttggtcagtttggatcaactattctggcggtgccccctcccagctttttgtgcacctggcagagcatgggaagctgaaaagtccttgcctagcataagcagtactcagcaacaactaaaaacatcagcgtgttatcaacattcttctcctactaaatccaaaacacagcactatgccagctactaggaagaaaattgactctatcccagccgaaaccaggacacatagttttattttacttaccTTTTCCAGGCGTGCATTTCTTAACCGAATTTCTCAATTCTAGGAAGTACCCATCAGCACGTAATTTTGAATTTCTTAGGAGTAGAGAATGCAGTTTGAGAGTTACAATTAGAGAGAAGGCTTTTCTGTTCAATGATTTTAAGTTTAAGCAAGGGTTGGCCAATCTGTAGCTGTGGGAGAACATGCAATTTTCAAGCAGTTTCAGATATTTCTTGTGCTGCAAGATATGACCATCGCACTCTCATATCTTCCTCATCTTTTAAGCTGGGGTATGCATTTCACTATTGTCTCTCTAGCCCTGAAGATTTTTGTGTATTGCTCACAGGCTCTGAAGGGTTGGCCAGCCCAAGCTGACATTACTGATTTGGGTTGTACCATTTCCATTACGGTGGCTTCTGAAAGCCAAGCTAGAGTAGGCAGTCATTGGGAACAGTGGGATGTGTTAATATTTTCACTGGTAAATAGATCCATTCACTTAACTTGGTACTTAAAGCGTATGGCTAAGGTCTGTCCTACAAGAAATGTTCAGTCAGAGCCTCATCTTTCTCCATGTAATAAGGTGGTAAATATGTACTAAAAATAAGTTTCTGAGAAGGCTCATTTTACTTCCCATTCAGCAAGTGATACCTGAGGAGCTCAAGAGATTTAAAGTAATCCAATTGCCAGATAGAATTCCTCAGATTATGCAACGTTTTAAACCTCTATATTTTGAAGTATGTTTGctgtaactattttttttcctctattttagTGCATAGAAAGTGTTTTAGGCAAGGCAGATTATAATCACAACAAAGTCAACCAGTGGACTGCTGCTATAGTAGAACAGTCGCTGACACATCTGGTAAAACTTGGAAAAACATACAAGTACATCGGTAAGTACCAGCAGTCATACTTTTACCACACACAATCACAATAAATAGTTGCTGGAAGGTTCATTTGAATGCAGCACTGTCTTCAGTAGAAAGTTTTAAACTGTGAACTCTTCTGTTGTATAGATTTTTAGTAATACCTGCAGTAAAACCGTGGCAGTTTCACTTGGGCTAAGCATGCTAGCAGCACTTAGCACAGAAGATGACATGTTACACCGTCTTTCCTGACTGTTAAGCAACCCAAAACTATTATATCAACTTTCTGATATCAGTTTAGGAAATAGATACTGTTtatcttaaataaaattttcagtagGATTAAGCTTCCTGTAAATACAGACATTTGAAAGACTTCAGTCGTGGGCTAAGTCACGTCCcattatatttatatgtgtatCTGTGGAAGGGAAATGGAAATAAGTAGAAGTTTAACCCCCTTCGGTCCTCTCATGGAGTGTTGATGTAATAGCAAGTGTTTGCACTCTGTTCTGTTTTGCAAGTCTTAGATTCAGATTGTCACTGGTTTTATGACCATCACAGGTCAGTCTAGAAATGCTGCATGTTACTGGAGTGTGGATTCAGAGAGCAGTCAACCAGTACTTTTGGGGAACAACTCTCATCAAGCGTGACTTCTGCTGTACCTGTGAGGATAGCACCTGCAATCCTGTTCGAGGTGCACATGACACAAGCCATACCTAAGTAgtttaaaagataaaaactgTAATCCTATTAGCAAGCATTTTGTTAAGGCCGTTGTCTTTATGCGAGTAAAAACAATTGTGAAATGAATACCAAGTTCTTGAGGAAAATACTGGGGGCGAGGGGGTAGTCAAAGGTCAAAAAGGTTTTGACTTCACTGAGTGCTGCCTGTCAGCCATTTGGAAACATAATGCAGGCTTCAGTTCAGAAGTACTGAATGATTCACCTCTTTTGCTTTAATAATTAATTCCTTGCTTTTATGACTGTATCTTGCAGTAACCTGTGCAGTGATGCAGAGGAGTGGAGCTGGTCTTCACACAGCAAGCTCGTGCTTCTGGGATACCACAACTGATGGTAAGTTTCCTCAGTCAGGCTGAAAATTTGTAGTAAAAGAAATGTTGCTTATTGCTCAGTTGTAGTAGTTAGGTTGAACATTTTCAAGAGTGATTGTAGAAGCAGTAGCTTCCAGGATTAGATGCTTGTTTACAATCCCAGCAGAAGTATTTTGTTAGCAGTCAGTGCCTGCATTAAGAGCGATTGCTTTGTAAATTATGAGAAGCAGGAGTAGAAATGCCTTCATTCTGAAACAAGAGTCAAAACATTTAATCCTCGTCAGTAACCATAGATCAGTTGACGAGGCAGTAAAACGTTGCTCGCAGTAAATGCAAATGGCTAGTCCGAAACATATCTGCCTGTCTGCTCTAAGGGAACAGCGCTACTTTGGAGGAGAGCAGAATTTggtgaaaaatataaatagtttGACTAACAGTATGTGTTTCAGTTGTTTAACTATCAGCCAGGCTTTGGATGCATTTTATTGCTTCTAAATTAgttctaaatgcattttttccaggtTCAGAGTATCATGGGGAAACAAGATTATTTTAATCTATGTCTGTCACAGACTCAGAAAGATCTTTTTAGAATAAGGCACCAAAATTTAGCTTTAAAATAGAGATGGCATTAGAAAGTCAaccaaggttaaaaaaaaaaaaaattataaagtaAACAAGTACAGTTTGATCTTCATGTTTCCTTGGCTTGTAAAGCATTGATaaaatagaagaggaaaaattacaGGAAGTAAATACACTAGAATGGATTTGATCCAgtcttttttctgatttcttgtCTGATTATCTTGCCAATTTCAGCATGAGGTTTTCAAGGATTTTTGCCAGTCCAGCTTTTAAAGAGAGATACTGAAATTGTGCTGTCCTGGAAATTGTCTGAAGCATACAAGGCTCATGTTAGGTAATAAACAATGTACaagttaatgaaaatgttttgagaagCGTAGTCTATTTATAGCCAAGATGACATAATAGTACTTACCTTAAATCACAGCTGAATTATTCATACTAATTTGACATAATTTACACTGCGATAAAGTGAATGTAGTAAAGACACTGgaattctatttttattttgtaataatcTCTTCTAGGAACCTGCACAGTGAGATGGGAAAACCGAACAATGAACTGCATTGTCAATGTGTTTGCTGTTGCTATTATCCTGTAGCTGACTGGAAGATAAATATAAGCAACACcgaagcctttaaaaaaaaaaaaaatcatccaaaCACATGGCTAAATATTTCAAACCATTATTTGTTTTTGTATGAAGAGCATACAGAAGTTCTCTACAGAGAGCATACAGTCTAAGCCAGTTCTCATAGATTAATTATCTGAAAGCtagcaaaaaatttaaaatataaatatgtatctATATAAAGAGAAAGTTTTAgtaatttaaatattcagaagTATGTTAATGAGAAGATGTCACAAAGATCAATACAATTTATATCCAAGCTAATATCAAAGATACTTTATTcaagggaaacaaaacacaTCAAATCAAAGGAAAGGTCAAAGAGCAAGCAAGATCTCTCAGGATTATGGTGCGTTTGGGAACAAATTATGAATACAATTCAGAGTGGATATACTGTAAACAAT
Encoded here:
- the DYNLT3 gene encoding dynein light chain Tctex-type 3 isoform X1; this encodes MEEFRPHNDEMIFNADEAHNIVKECIESVLGKADYNHNKVNQWTAAIVEQSLTHLVKLGKTYKYIVTCAVMQRSGAGLHTASSCFWDTTTDGTCTVRWENRTMNCIVNVFAVAIIL
- the DYNLT3 gene encoding dynein light chain Tctex-type 3 isoform X2; this encodes MEEFRPHNDEMIFNADEAHNIVKECIESVLGKADYNHNKVNQWTAAIVEQSLTHLVKLGKTYKYIGQSRNAACYWSVDSESSQPVLLGNNSHQA